A single genomic interval of Dysidea avara chromosome 8, odDysAvar1.4, whole genome shotgun sequence harbors:
- the LOC136262916 gene encoding uncharacterized protein, with the protein MVTALIAQWLVRFMCKKLMQLMTPEAAILKRKSIPISYLETYLNFQTHFNIKELIAKHVHMLNTSGENELPTKLICYTRSNSSVHQLPAAYPRSALSTAEEFQKSEQLIENLICEKAESLLLCKLSSISSQTTFKLQLQSFVDSHQQTVFVLIVNMQETSRQIVNHIRIMIEEAEHVNERSNKLFVLLLHFSAMMFYDPCYPSLFLPGWDHYYLDTIDQTYNSSLVDTKEWFRQSCLSAKEPSGTLDDPMCKQLLAVLNEPENIQIIASRILLNVDSNELSLESLPDITTKSNYLRKLLTEKKVGDVLCLKFKSYWKPSVMGDHLEQAAKFARSRESTLNITDSVDSMYKAAFFNFVAYMIYRISKSHGLELLFGTYCDSATQDLFLKLLDAYPIPKLSEIKAFNNTWDCRLYTAGKVGYTSQFPFFKEVSTYITNMIEQNVAEVNENVDILQDNTASEFAAGSQDKERMLKRLYEYVCDKTTATIKGEKVAGEKYMSAVAIKEMQNDEKLWQKYYNDFTNYFLHMSSAPNSIEHKLLQLTFTDVLNTYSEMKPIAMHCYIHLYQLDLAKVVAFLKPLGQLHIVRDDQASLYPGDPEYTFVSTLQATKAVPGSKNISKFVVESLFAVLINAVYSKNDRISRLRQWYSSYRDIMSMTSLKNILSTKLAEKPKAQCHVMEITFLVLQSFDEITELAEHCASVFTNYMCNKFFTDKFEFKGEVPLNLEQTMICFSVMMQSPQFEEVKKEQSYYHILEGLISHFFPETDSLYCKEDVEYFISFANKQTTWKHSVQTGHVAESNDSVLDNCISLSKFKFHLDKILCKGWSKNGKASKPLNLYKLEVCTCIGETILQRCPGSTPSEYIPPYLQQTQGTKNPLMQQTLTHLYFYTLLEKLQTCQYTPSQLVTMINTIDKKLQEVFNDAEKLLWFIERQALIEVILQAVVNSFDVDNKISMKKLLAISDEINVLIKHQPHCDILLMLLIKKHHGPRGVLSLLSEQNKQWWGSFECLKSIREQLKSSPPPTSHLFPFVVGSPNVFTTMYREVCGHLHSMEKDFTADKKRKFLNFVNSFNDESYDAKRCVRKMIWLGVYYEFYCHKKTSQELIIVLESAQKELKLSPEHLNVLKCFLDPTKMIKKKEVANPLNPNAEMLEVTKEGHVKRRKPPSNAPKKDAVWEFFNPQRNEDPSDTDLRHALANMIAVAFALPSHGNHIWYHMFCPGELNDSHLTGFMYPNKVKKGGLMYDCGCELNEDGQYGRKDYIPHATRGTLSLHSWYLMLWTNFGAFCVGLLTQPETHEKLNGQILSDWMSIRDYCMTQLRTVWLHMRTNMGFGDDERSFFIMRSMHMLFTLFQDNSFPCPRGKFVDIEALNAYEKAWHKHIYEPAKANLQAELENHSTHSVWALPVLKNFRMLDQHYPHLITENDYMKSLVTAREACNFNPTYLFALHHFTLEYERLQVGGALLPDLVEFYQWIHTQLSHLVSYERAKQITIGNVINLSTKRYTQNICDHLTELFKRIIERYNSYLKVSGGVVGDATCNKALKPSDVHRISEETPLIRLVSLEDTTKNDWLYLVLMDIIGNHNSFLNSIFGHATHSYQKYLPDSLPESHPTEVTSQSCIAPSDGGTGKQQFLKLIKSCYVYNGVKSSPLFDLDQLEQNVVAFYIAGKPQIQLDSIRTIFRFRNSPNEITLGNNPGCAIDLSAIAQELPNKYKDSMKEETRRTFEIHFRTATYHSFTEVVTGLRTVMGHLVQDILRNQDKVWDATLNVKLVDYLKKFYNKEQRVFDEIGIQSISDAQLKLLGDVEMKRLFKCMGLFVGWLQGGLYDFSSLPMSVFKHLEREDIETLGKIPQKYSAAGLDNLLKELDEFEKSLNHAEQHLTSQADLRKSIIVVLAECGLCDPEEKFINLLPKTILVCHYIQFRMALRKLKIKVTTGIANLQTQSATTTVNKWTEIIEDLWKYLPHFQDEEELYDDNWLKFDCVNLQFGDGEESDSETWLHHNTSDMEESLVEVNETKKKMSQDECKLLRTQHACHLHLYTYY; encoded by the exons ATGGTAACTGCCTTAATTGCACAATGGTTGGTGAGGTTTATGTGTAAGAAACTGATGCAGTTAATGACTCCAGAGGCAGCAATACTAAAGAGAAA GAGCATTCCGATTTCTTATCTAGAGACCTATTTGAATTTTCAGACACATTTCAATATAAAGGAACTGATAGCAAAACATGTTCACATGCTCAATACAAG TGGTGAAAATGAACTGCCTACAAAACTGATTTGTTATACTCGATCTAATTCATCGGTTCACCAACTACCAGCTGCATATCCGAGGTCtgcattatctacagctgaAGAATTCCAAAAGTCAGAGCAGTTGATTGAGAAtttgatttgtgaaaag GCTGAAAGCCTACTCCTTTGTAAACTGTCAAGTATTTCCTCACAAACTACTTTCAAATTACAGCTGCAATCATTTGTAGACTCTCATCAACAAACTGTTTTTGTCTTG ATCGTCAACATGCAGGAGACCAGTCGTCAAATTGTTAATCACATTAGGATAATGATTGAAGAAGCTGAACATGTCAATGAGAGATCTAAT AAATTGTTTGTCCTTCTACTACACTTCTCTGCAATGATGTTCTATGATCCATGTTACCCATCACTGTTCCTACCTGGTTGGGATCACTACTACCTGGACACTATTGATCAGACTTATAACTCTTCTCTTGTAGATACAAA GGAATGGTTTAGACAATCTTGTTTATCTGCAAAAGAACCCAGTGGAACACTTGATGATCCAATGTGCAAACAGTTACTTGCAGTTCTAAATGAACCAGAGAATATTCAGATTATTGCATCAAG GATTCTGCTGAATGTTGATTCTAATGAACTTTCTCTTGAATCTTTGCCTGATATTACAACCAAGTCTAACTACTTGAGGAAACTTTTAACTGAAAAGAAAGTTGGAGATGTTCTTTGTCTCAAATTCAA ATCATACTGGAAGCCGTCAGTGATGGGTGATCATCTTGAACAAGCTGCAAAATTTGCTAGGAGCAGAGAATCTACTTTGAATATAACAGATTCT GTGGACTCAATGTACAAGGCAGCATTCTTCAATTTTGTAGCTTACATGATATACCGAATCAGTAAAAGTCATGGGCTTGAGTTGCTGTTTGGCACCTACTGTGATAGTGCCACACAGGATTTGTTCCTCAAGTTGCTTGATGCTTATCCTATTCCCAAGTTATCTGAAATAAAA GCTTTTAATAACACTTGGGATTGTCGTTTGTATACTGCTGGTAAAGTTGGCTACACCTCACAGTTTCCATTCTTTAAAGAAGTATCTACTTACATCACCAATATGATTGAACAAAATGTTGCGGAAGTTAATGAGAATGTTGATATATTGCAAGACAACACTGCTTCAGAATTTGCAGCAG GCTCACAAGACAAAGAACGAATGTTGAAAAGACTGTATGAGTATGTGTGTGATAAAACCACTGCCACTATTAAAGGAGAAAAAGTG GCTGGTGAGAAGTACATGAGTGCTGTTGCTATTAAAGAGATGCAGAATGATGAAAAATTGTGGCAGAAATACTACAATGATTTCACCAACTATTTTCTGCACATGTCTTCTGCTCCTAACAGTATTGAACACAAACTGCTGCAGTTAACATTTACTGATGTACTCAACACCTACAGTGAAATGAAACCCATAGCAATGCACTGCTATATACACCTGTACCAGTTAGATCTGGCTAAAGTGGTAGCATTCTTGAAACCACTGGGACAGCTTCACATAGTCAGAGATGATCAAGCATCACTATATCCTGGAGACCCGGAGTATACTTTTGTTTCTACACTTCAAGCAACTAAAGCAGTTCCTGGTAGCAAGAACATTTCTAAATTTGTGGTCGAGTCGTTGTTTGCTGTACTCATTAATGCTGTGTACAGTAAAAATGATAGGATTAGTCGGTTGCGACAATGGTACAGCTCCTATAGAGACATT ATGTCAATGACTTCTTTAAAAAACATACTGAGCACAAAGCTGGCAGAGAAGCCAAAAGCTCAATGTCATGTGATGGAGATCACATTCTTGGTCTTGCAGTCTTTTGATGAGATAACAGAATTAGCAGAGCACTGTGCTTCTGTCTTCACTAATTACATGTGCAATAAGTTTTTCACTGATAAATTTGAG TTTAAAGGTGAAGTACCACTAAACTTGGAGCAGACTATGATTTGTTTCAGTGTTATGATGCAAAGTCCACAATTTGAAGAAGTCAAGAAGGAGCAGTCTTATTATCACATATTGGAGGGACTGATTTCTCACTTCTTTCCTGAAACTGATAGTTTGTATTGCAAGGAGGATGTTGAGTATTTTATTTCATTTGCTAATAAGCAAACTACTTGGAAACATTCTGTCCAAACTGGACATGTGGCAGAATCTAATGACTCAGTGTTGGACAATTGTATCAGTTTGTCCAAATTTAAGTTTCATCTAGACAAGATCCTTTGCAAGGGATGGAGCAAGAATGGAAAAGCTTCCAAGCCTCTAAATTTATATAAATTAGAG GTGTGTACTTGTATTGGTGAGACCATCCTGCAGCGGTGTCCAGGTTCTACTCCGAGCGAATACATTCCACCGTACCTTCAACAAACACAAGGGACTAAA AACCCATTGATGCAGCAGACATTAACACATCTCTACTTTTACACTTTACTGGAGAAGCTGCAGACCTGCCAGTATACCCCATCACAGCTGGTGACCATGATAAACACCATTGATAAG AAACTTCAAGAAGTATTCAATGATGCAGAAAAGCTTCTTTGGTTTATTGAAAGACAAGCACTTATTGAAGTAATACTACAAGCTGTAGTAAATAGTTTTGACGTGGATAATAAGATTAGCATGAAGAAG TTGTTAGCAATTTCTGATGAGATTAATGTCCTAATAAAGCACCAACCACATTGTGACATTCTTTtgatgcttctgattaaaaaaCATCATGGTCCACGAGGTGTCTTAAGCCTGTTATCAGAACAGAATAAACAATGGTGGGGCAGTTTTGAATGCCTTAAATCTATAAGAGAACAATTGAAG AGTTCTCCTCCTCCAACAAGTCACTTGTTCCCCTTTGTTGTTGGCAGTCCGAATGTGTTTACCACAATGTACAGGGAAGTATGTGGTCATCTGCATAGTATGGAGAAAGACTTTACCGCAGATAAAAAGAGAAAGTTCTTAAATTTCGTAAATTCATT TAATGATGAGAGCTATGATGCTAAAAGATGTGTTCGTAAGATGATTTGGTTAGGAGTGTATTATGAGTTCTACTGCCACAAG AAAACCAGTCAAGAACTGATTATTGTCCTTGAGAGTGCACAGAAGGAGTTGAAACTATCACCAGAGCACCTTAATGTGTTAAAATGTTTCCTTGATCCCACCAAAATGATCAAGAAAAAAGAAGTTGCTAATCCTCTTAACCCAAATGCTGAAATGCTGGAAGTTACAAAAGAAGGTCATGTAAAAAGGAGGAAACCACCCAGCAATGCACCAAAGAAAGATGCTGTTTGGGAATTTTTCAATCCTCAGAGAAATGAAG ACCCATCAGATACTGATCTACGTCATGCACTAGCTAATATGATTGCAGTGGCATTTGCTCTGCCAAGCCATGGTAATCATATTTGGTATCACATGTTTTGTCCTGGAGAATTGAATGATTCTCATCTTACTGGATTTATG TATCCTAACAAGGTCAAAAAAGGAGGGTTAATGTATGATTGTGGGTGTGAGTTAAATGAAGATGGCCAATATGGGAGGAAGGATTATATACCACATGCCACAAGAGGTACGCTCAGTTTACACTCATGGTATTTGATGTTGTGGACCAACTTTGGTGCCTTCTGTGTTGGACTGTTGACTCAACCTGAAACACATGAGAAACTTAATG GTCAGATACTGTCAGATTGGATGTCCATCAGAGATTATTGTATGACTCAACTGAGAACTGTATGGCTGCATATGAGGACCAACATGGGATTTGGTGATGATGAAAGATCATTCTTTATTATGAGATCCATGCACATGCTGTTTACG CTCTTTCAAGATAACAGTTTCCCATGTCCTCGAGGGAAGTTTGTAGATATAGAGGCTCTAAATGCCTATGAAAAGGCATGGCACAAGCACATATATGAACCTGCTAAAGCTAACTTGCAAGCTGAG TTGGAGAACCATTCTACCCACTCAGTATGGGCACTCCCAGTATTAAAGAATTTTAG AATGCTTGATCAACACTACCCACATTTGATTACAGAAAATGATTACATGAAGAGCCTTGTTACAGCTCGAGAAGCTTGTAACTTTAATCCTACTTACCTCTTTGCCCTCCATCACTTCACTTTGGAATATGAAAGGTTACAAGTAGGTGGAGCTCTTCTTCCAGATTTGGTAGAATTCTACCAGTGGATCCACACCCAATTGTCACATCTGGTATCATATGAAAGAGCAAAACAGATCACTATTGGAAATGTGATCAACCTCAGTACTAAAAGATACACACAAAACATCTGTGATCATCTTACAGAATTGTTCAAAAGAATTATTG AGAGATACAATAGCTATCTAAAAGTCAGTGGTGGAGTTGTTGGAGATGCCACTTGCAATAAAGCATTGAAACCAAGTGACGTCCACCGCATCAGTGAAGAAACTCCTCTGATAAGATTAGTCAGTCTGGAAGATACCACCAAGAATGACTGGCTCTACCTTGTCTTGATGGACATT ATTGGAAATCATAATTCTTTCTTGAACAGTATATTTGGTCATGCTACCCACTCTTACCAGAAATATCTACCTGATAGTCTACCAGAATCTCATCCTACTGAAGTCACCAGTCAGAGTTGCATTGCTCCCTCTGATGGGGGTACTGGAAAGCAGCAGTTTTTGAAGTTGATTAAGAGCTGTTATGTGTATAATGGTGTTAAGTCTAGTCCACTGTTTGACCTAGATCAACTTGAACAAAATGTAGTGGCTTTTTATATTGCTGGAAAACCACAAATCCAGTTGGACAGCATTAGAACCATCTTCAGGTTTAGAAATTCACCAAATGAAATTACACTGGGGAACAA TCCTGGCTGTGCTATTGATCTGTCTGCCATTGCTCAAGAGTTACCAAACAAATACAAG GATTCAATGAAGGAAGAAACAAGAAGAACTTTTGAAATTCATTTCCGTACTGCTACTTATCATTCCTTTACTGAAGTAGTTACTGGTCTCAGGACTGTGATGGGACATCTCGTTCAG GACATTCTACGTAACCAAGACAAAGTCTGGGATGCTACACTGAATGTTAAACTAGTCGACTATTTGAAGAAATTTTACAACAAAGAGCAAAGAGTCTTTGATGAAATTGGCATTCAAAG TATAAGTGATGCACAGCTGAAGCTTCTTGGTGACGTAGAAATGAAGCGGTTGTTCAAGTGTATGGGATTGTTTGTTGGATGGCTACAAGGTGGCCTGTATGACTTTTCTTCTCTTCCCATGTCTGTATTCAAACATCTGGAGCGGGAGGACATCGAAACTCTTGGAAAAATTCCTCAGAAGTACTCAG CTGCTGGATTGGATAACTTGCTCAAAGAACTTGATGAGTTTGAGAAGAGCTTGAATCATGCTGAACAACACTTGACCAGTCAGGCAGACCTTAGGAAGTCCATCATAGTGGTGTTAGCAGAATGTGGATTATGTGATCCGGAAGAAAAGTTTATTAATCTTCTTCCTAAGACTATTTTAGTATGTCATTATATTCAATTCCGAATGGCTCTTCGCAA GCTTAAGATAAAAGTCACAACAGGAATTGCTAATTTACAAACACAATCTGCAACAACAACTGTGAACAAGTGGACAGAAATTATTGAAGATTTATGGAAATATCTACCACACTTTCAAGATGAGGAGGAGCTGTATGATGATAACTGGCTCAAATTTGATTGCGTCAATCTACAATTTGGTGATGGAGAGGAAAGTGATAGTGAAACATGGTTACACCACAACACATCTGATATGGAAGAGTCACTCGTAGAAGTTAATGAGACAAAGAAGAAGATGTCACAGGATGAATGTAAGTTACTGAGAACACAGCATGCATGCCACCTTCATCTATACACTTACTATTGA
- the LOC136263480 gene encoding uncharacterized protein, protein MRDAYYKKSELTVEASSSISSIGHGPQRSCLTQHQKYHKSHIVAVELASLSSEVGMTEFTRRYTLLQTLRDIWTSGRDAILCAAQDQHCSDQRGTVAVTASQSLVGCVSEGHSANQNARNEGSQAVENAGTCTTQSNAVCSNSSGSSTSHGDNESDGTRNSEVNTTENHLLEKNDHHDQELQSIRLPSKMRKRGRPKGADKTVIGLPRKKSRGSRPVSFLYKGAKQKELVILTWFVDLQIAKDAIDGSQIIEEYDVEMRPEMVSSSCTDENVCLDMCRKYCTREAWAAINSVVSII, encoded by the exons ATGAGAGATGCTTACTATAAAAAATCAGAATTAACAGTTGAGGCTTCAAGCAGT ATTTCAAGTATTGGGCATGGACCACAGCGGTCATGTTTAACACAGCACCAGAAATACCATAAaagccatattgttgctgtggaGTTAGCTTCTCTTTCTTCCGAGGTTGGCATGACTGAATTCACAAGAAGGTACACTTTGCTACAGACCTTGAGAGATATATGGACATCTGGAAGGGATGCAATTCTTTGTGCAG CTCAAGATCAGCACTGCAGTGACCAAAGAGGAACTGTTGCTGTTACTGCAAGTCAATCCCTTGTTGGTTGTGTCAGTGAAGGTCACAGTGCTAATCAGAATGCTAGGAATGAAGGCAGTCAAGCTGTTGAGAATGCTG GTACATGTACGACACAATCTAATGCTGTTTGTAGTAATAGTAGTGGATCAAGTACCAGCCATGGTGATAATGAAAGTGATGGTACAAGAAATAGTGAAGTAAACACTACAGAAAATCACCTACTTGAAAAGAATGATCATCATGATCAAG AGTTACAAAGTATTAGGTTACCTAGTAAAATGCGAAAGAGAGGAAGACCTAAAGGAGCTGACAAGACTGTTATTGGTCTCCCTAGAAAGAAGTCCAGAGGAAGCAGGCCTGTGTCATTCCTATACAAAGGTGCTAAGCAAAAGGAACTTG TGATTTTAACCTGGTTTGTTGATCTACAAATTGCAAAGGACGCCATAGATGGGAGCCAAATTATAGAAGAGTATGATGTAGAAATGAGACCTGAGATGGTTTCATCATCATGCACTGATGAAAATGTCTGCTTAGATATGTGCAGGAAGTATTGCACCCGGGAAGCATGGGCAGCTATTAACAGTGTAGTATCTATAATTTAA